Proteins co-encoded in one Plasmodium berghei ANKA genome assembly, chromosome: 11 genomic window:
- a CDS encoding phosphatidylcholine-sterol acyltransferase, with the protein MQAFLFIIILYNCICLALIYSFNPSIGSIINVLIKTPYKLSFGESDKSAEIANLEGTGNFSNETSTKETEQIVEFESKESKNDDKYVLNNESKPESVVDYEVAATKEAIVEEASIDNETIIEETVNKDDPSDEIKRIKEVTAEEIEKLKKSAAKEIKKIKKAAAGEVEKIKETVAEEIEIAKEIIAGSVLEKKEKEKEYVSEHTEENKEKGPISEHTEENKEKESVSEHTEESKEDTLKEIEVSKNVNIENETIVKEIDKSNDEMLSETEKEYNTDEMIQEKYGEFKIGENSYYWENAYIDAEGTVDDGMEIVGSSKRSNSAISDKKIKNSVYLIPGLGGSTLIAEYNDADIESCSSKLLHSKPYRIWLSISRLFSIRSNVYCLFDTLKLDYDRENKIYRNKPGVIINVENYGYIKGVAFLDYVKNKPLRLTRYYGILADKFLENEYIDGKDILSAPYDWRFPLSQQKYNVLKSHIEHIYKIKQEIKVNLIGHSLGGLFINYFLSQFVDEEWKKKHINIVIHINVPFAGSIKAIRALLYNNKDYTLFKLKNILKVSISGSLMRAISHNMGSPLDLLPYRKYYDRDQIVVIINMDEFPIDEKLAQSIVTECGIYNESCYTDREDVNLKTYTLSNWYELLSNDMREKYENYIQYTDRFFSVDHGIPTYCLYSTTKKKNTEYMLFYQDTHFIQDPIIYYGIGDGTIPLESLEACKKLQNVKEAKHFEYYKHIGILKNDIVSDYIYNIIDKNTTN; encoded by the coding sequence ATGCAAGCATTTCTCTTTAtaatcatattatataactGCATATGTTTGGCGTTAATATATTCGTTTAACCCATCAATTGGGAGCATCATCAATGTGCTTATAAAAACACCTTATAAGTTATCTTTTGGTGAATCTGATAAAAGTGCGGAAATTGCGAATTTGGAAGGAACGGGTAATTTTTCGAATGAAACAAGCACTAAAGAGACAGAACAAATCGTCGAATTCGAAAGTAAAGAGTCCAAAAATGATGACAAATATGTGTTGAATAATGAATCAAAACCTGAGTCAGTGGTAGATTATGAAGTGGCAGCTACTAAAGAAGCTATAGTAGAAGAAGCATCAATCGATAATGAAACCATAATAGAAGAGACAGTTAATAAAGATGATCCTTCAGacgaaataaaaagaattaaaGAAGTCACAGCCGAAGAAATCGAAAAACTTAAAAAGAGTGCAgcaaaagaaataaaaaaaattaaaaaagctGCTGCGGGAGAAGTAGAAAAGATTAAAGAAACTGTAGCAGAAGAAATCGAGATTgctaaagaaataatagcAGGTTCTgtattagaaaaaaaagaaaaggaaaaagaATACGTATCAGAGCATacagaagaaaataaagaaaaggGACCCATATCAGAACATacagaagaaaataaagaaaaagaatCCGTATCAGAACATACAGAAGAAAGTAAAGAAGATACATTGAAAGAAATAGAAGtatcaaaaaatgttaatatagaaaatgaaacTATTGTGAAGGAAATAGATAAATCAAATGATGAAATGCTTAGTGAAACGGAGAAAGAATATAATACAGATGAGATGATTCAAGAAAAATATGGGGAATTCAAAATCGGTGAAAATTCCTATTATTGGGAAAACGCATATATCGATGCAGAGGGTACTGTTGACGATGGTATGGAAATTGTTGGATCTTCAAAAAGAAGTAATAGTGCTATTAGTGATAAGAAGATTAAGAATAGTGTCTATTTAATTCCAGGGTTGGGAGGAAGTACGTTAATTGCGGAATATAATGATGCAGATATTGAAAGCTGTAGctcaaaattattacacTCGAAACCTTATAGAATATGGCTTAGTATAAGCagattattttcaattagATCAAATgtatattgtttatttgATACATTAAAATTAGATTATGATAGAgagaataaaatatatcgCAACAAACCAGGTGTAATTATAAATGTTGAAAATtatggatatataaaagGTGTTGCATTTTTAgattatgtaaaaaataagccATTGCGTTTAACAAGATATTATGGTATTCTTGCAGATAAATTTTTggaaaatgaatatattgaTGGAAAGGATATATTAAGTGCCCCATATGATTGGAGATTTCCCCTTTCacaacaaaaatataacgtTTTAAAGTCACACATtgaacatatatataaaataaaacaagaAATTAAAGTCAATTTAATAGGTCATAGTTTAGGTGgcttatttattaattattttttatcacaaTTTGTAGATGAggaatggaaaaaaaagcatataaatatagtaaTACATATTAATGTACCATTTGCTGGTTCGATTAAAGCAATTAGAGCACTactttataataataaagattaTACgctttttaaattaaaaaatattcttaaAGTATCTATATCTGGAAGTTTGATGAGAGCTATTTCGCATAATATGGGTTCTCCACTTGATCTTTTACcttatagaaaatattatgacaGAGATCAAATCgttgtaataataaatatggatGAGTTTCCAATTGATGAGAAACTTGCTCAAAGCATAGTAACTGAATGTGGAATATATAACGAAAGTTGTTACACTGATAGAGAAGATGTAAATTTAAAGACATATACATTATCAAATTGGTACGAATTGTTAAGTAATGACATGAgggaaaaatatgaaaattatatccAATACACCGATAGATTTTTTTCAGTAGATCATGGTATTCCAACATATTGTTTGTATAGTAccactaaaaaaaaaaacacagaATATATGCTCTTCTACCAAGATACGCACTTTATTCAGGATcctataatatattatggtATTGGCGATGGAACTATTCCATTGGAAAGTTTAGAGGCTTGTAAAAAACTCCAGAATGTGAAAGAAGCTAAACACTTTGAATATTATAAGCATATTggaattttaaaaaacgaTATAGTTAGTGATTACATATACAATATCatagataaaaatacaacTAATTAA